The following proteins are encoded in a genomic region of Procambarus clarkii isolate CNS0578487 chromosome 23, FALCON_Pclarkii_2.0, whole genome shotgun sequence:
- the LOC138367807 gene encoding loricrin-like, whose protein sequence is MGGEGGGSSSVTYEGGGSCSVTYEGGGSSSVTYEGGGSSSVTYEGGGSSSVTYEGGGSSSVTYEGGGSSSVTYEGGGISSVTYEGGGSSSVTYEGGGSSSVTYEGGGISSVTYEGGGSSSVTYEGGGSSSVTYEGGGSSSVTYEGGGSSSVTYEWGECQPEARGPRAGQLQQLTRTFSQFTICFYILLTHPLRLLSVLT, encoded by the coding sequence atgggcggtgaaggtggtggcagtaGCAGTGTTACTTATGAAGGTGGTGGCAGTTGTAGTGTTACTTATGAAGGTGGTGGCAGTAGCAGTGTTACTTAtgaaggtggtggcagtagtaGTGTTACTTATGAAGGTGGTGGCAGTAGCAGTGTTACTTAtgaaggtggtggcagtagtaGTGTTACTTAtgaaggtggtggcagtagtaGTGTTACTTATGAAGGTGGTGGCATTAGTAGTGTTACTTAtgaaggtggtggcagtagtaGTGTTACTTATGAAGGTGGTGGCAGTAGCAGTGTTACTTATGAAGGTGGTGGCATTAGTAGTGTTACTTAtgaaggtggtggcagtagtaGTGTTACTTAtgaaggtggtggcagtagtaGTGTTACTTAtgaaggtggtggcagtagtaGTGTTACTTATGAAGGTGGTGGCAGTAGCAGTGTTACTTATGAATGGGGAGAATGTCAGCCCGAGGCTCGGGGTCCTCGAGCAGGACAGCTACAACAGTTAACTAGAACCTTCTCACAATTCACAATATGTTTTTATATTTTGCTGACGCATCCATTACGGTTattaagtgtactcacctag